Genomic DNA from Haloplanus sp. HW8-1:
CGCGAGTCCTACCGGATCGAGGCCGTCGGGCTCGACGTCCGCGGGACGGGAGCGCGGCTCTTCGCCACCGGCCGGATCCGACGGCTCGTCGTCGCGTACTGTCTGTTCGCGTTCGCGTGGCAGGGCACTGCGGGCTTCCTCCCGACGCTCCTGCAGGCCGAGAAGGACTTCACCCCCGAACTGGCGAGCGCTGGATTCGCGGCCCTGTTCGTCGTCGGCGCGCTGGTCAAGCCGACCGCCGGCCGTCTCGCCGACCGGGTCCGCCGGGGACCAGTCGCCGCCGGGACGCTCGGCCTCGGTGCCGCCGCGCTCGGCGGCCTACTCGTCGCCGAGACTGCCCTCCTCGTCGGCGCCGCGACCGTCGTCTACGCCGTCGGGCTCATGGCCTTCCCCCCGGTGATGCAGTCGTACTTGATGGACGTGTTTCCGACGGACAGCATGGGCGCCGATCTGGGGCTCGCACGGACGACGTACATCGGCTTCGGCGCGCTCGGTCCCTCGGTCATCGGATTCGTGGCCGGCCGGACCGACTACGTGACGGCGTTCGTCGCGCTCGTCGCCGCGCTGGTGGCCGCGGCGCTGATTCTCGCCGTCGAGGTGCGCTAGGTCCCGCCACAGCCGCCGTCGGCCGCGGTGCCGTCGGCTTCGGGGGCGGCGTATGTGGTCCGGAGGTGGTCGAGCACGTCATCGACGGTGTCGGGATCGTACGTCCAGAATCCGTAGAACGATCCCGGCCGTCGCTCCTCAGCCAGCAGCGCGCATTTCATCGCGTCGACGCCGCCGCCGTCGTAGGCGACGAACCACGAGTCGTGGATCTCGGTCGCCGTCGAGAGGTGTAGCGTCGCCTTCGTGGGGCCGTCGAGTTCCTCGCGGCCGTCCGGATGCGCGTAGACGTAGATGTCGAGGTCGCCGCGGTCGGCCAGGTGTTCGTACACGGAGGCCTGGGACGCAAAGCGGGCACAGGTCTGGAACCCGGCGTGGAGTTCGCCGGCCGCCCCCCGCCAGGCGCGGTCCTCGATCTCCTTCGAGGCGGCGACCATCCGCTCGGTGTCGTAGGAGGTAAACAGCGTCTCGTCGAGTTCGTCGAGGACCGTCTCGTAGGTCTCGGGTGTGAAGTCCGGTGTGACGCCCTGTGTCGGTTCGAGCACGTCGCTCACGTCGATGGCAGCGAGGAAGTCGTCGCCGCGGCTCAACACCGCGTAGTTTCGGGGGCCGGCGTCGCTTTCGGTCCGCTCGATGGTGAGGTTGCGGTCGGCGAAGTGTTCCCGGAGCGCCGTCGCCACGCCGGCCTCCGGGTTGAACACGGTCAGAGTCTTTTCCTCCGCGTCGACCGCGGCGATGAGTTCGAACAGCCCCATTCGCTCGTGTAGAGGGGCGGCCGCTATTTGTGCTTTTATCTCGGAACGACGACGATACCACCGGTTCGGGCGACGCGTCCCTTTTGTACGGCGGCGGCCTACGTCCCGCGACGACCGATGACGGTCACCACGCTCCACCGCCCCGCCCACCGAGACGCGCTCGTTCATCTCGAAGATGCCTTCCGGCGCGGCGATCTGGTCACCGTCTTCGGGCAGTGTGCCGTCGAGTACGAGGGTCGAGCGTCGAGCAGCCTCGGCCCCGGTGACCGCCTCCTCCTCCTCAAACCCGACGGATCGGCGCTCGTTCACACCGACGAGGGTCGCACGCCGGTGAACTGGCAACCCCCCGGCTGTGATCACTTCGCCAGCGTCCGCGAGGGCAGTCTGCGGGTGCGGAGCGTCCGGCGGTCGCCCGCGGAACTCCTCGACGTGCGCTTCGACCGCGTCCACCACCTCGCCGCCTACGACGTGACCGACCCCGACGACCTGGACTTGCGGGGGAGCGAGGCGGACCTCAAGGAACACGTCGTGACCCACCCCGAGCGGATCGAACCCGGGTTCGAGCCGCTGGCGACGGAACGTGAGACGGCAGCCGGCCCGATGGACGTGTTCGGCGAGGACGCCGCGGGACGGCCGGTGGCCGTCGAGTTGAAGCGCCGGCGGGTGGGGCCGGACGCCGTCGGGCAACTTCGCCGCTACGTCGACGCGCTCGAACGCGAACTCGGTGACGACGAGACCGTACGGGGCGTCCTCGTCGCCCCCTCCGTCACCGATCGCGCGGCGGCGCTGTTGGACCGTGACGGTCTGGAGTTCGTCGCGCTGGATCCGACGACGGGTCGGCCGCCGGCACACGAGGACGACGCCTGATCGCGCGACTGCGAGGCGGCGCCGCGGGCGCCGACCCCCTCATCCCGGCGTTTAACATGTGTGGTCTCAATAGGCACGGACAATGGATCTCCACCACCGCACCGTCCGCCAGGACGTCCGGGAGCTAGGGGAACTCCTCGGCGACGTACTCGAGGCACAGTCGTCCACGCAGGCGTTCGAGGCGGTCGAGGACCTCCGTACGGCGGCCATCGACTACCGCGACGGCAGTCTGCCCTCGCGCGAACCGT
This window encodes:
- a CDS encoding MFS transporter — its product is MTDSHLGTPSDAEERLVRGYGGRLLLLVSLGWLTIQGGRLVLSPLLPSIIDDLGITPFRAGLALSTLWGLYALGQFPSGRLSDRLSRKTLLVSGLALATTGFAVLSAAVSFPLFLVGAAVVGVGAGLYPTAARALLSDHFEAKRGGAFGLHTASGDLGGGAAAGLAVAALAVATWRGAFLPVVGLLAPVAVVLHLTSRESYRIEAVGLDVRGTGARLFATGRIRRLVVAYCLFAFAWQGTAGFLPTLLQAEKDFTPELASAGFAALFVVGALVKPTAGRLADRVRRGPVAAGTLGLGAAALGGLLVAETALLVGAATVVYAVGLMAFPPVMQSYLMDVFPTDSMGADLGLARTTYIGFGALGPSVIGFVAGRTDYVTAFVALVAALVAAALILAVEVR
- a CDS encoding DICT sensory domain-containing protein, translating into MGLFELIAAVDAEEKTLTVFNPEAGVATALREHFADRNLTIERTESDAGPRNYAVLSRGDDFLAAIDVSDVLEPTQGVTPDFTPETYETVLDELDETLFTSYDTERMVAASKEIEDRAWRGAAGELHAGFQTCARFASQASVYEHLADRGDLDIYVYAHPDGREELDGPTKATLHLSTATEIHDSWFVAYDGGGVDAMKCALLAEERRPGSFYGFWTYDPDTVDDVLDHLRTTYAAPEADGTAADGGCGGT
- the nucS gene encoding endonuclease NucS — translated: MTVTTLHRPAHRDALVHLEDAFRRGDLVTVFGQCAVEYEGRASSSLGPGDRLLLLKPDGSALVHTDEGRTPVNWQPPGCDHFASVREGSLRVRSVRRSPAELLDVRFDRVHHLAAYDVTDPDDLDLRGSEADLKEHVVTHPERIEPGFEPLATERETAAGPMDVFGEDAAGRPVAVELKRRRVGPDAVGQLRRYVDALERELGDDETVRGVLVAPSVTDRAAALLDRDGLEFVALDPTTGRPPAHEDDA